One genomic window of Cannabis sativa cultivar Pink pepper isolate KNU-18-1 chromosome 2, ASM2916894v1, whole genome shotgun sequence includes the following:
- the LOC115721384 gene encoding probable manganese-transporting ATPase PDR2 has protein sequence MLRFHVGGKVVERIDLLRKKHWPWRFDVWPFALLYAIWLTTILPSIDIVDASIVFGAIATLHILVFLFTVWSVDFKCFVQYAQVNDIHHADSCKVTPAKFSGPKEVVSLNFREQLGEEIYFDFRKQRFIYSKENQNFSKLPYPTKESFGYYLKNTGHGTESKIVVATDKWGRNVFEYPQPTFQKLMKEHCMEPFFVFQVFCVGLWCLDEYWYYSLFTLFMLFMFESTMAKSRLKTLTELRRVRVDNQTLMVHRCGKWVKLSGTDLLPGDVVSVGRSSGQNGEDKSVPADMLILAGSAIVNEAILTGESTPQWKVSVMGRGADEKLSVKRDKNHVLFGGTKILQHTPDKSFPLKTPDGGCVAVVLRTGFETSQGKLMRTILFSTERVTANSWESGLFILFLVVFAIIAAGYVLKKGLEDPTRSKYKLFLSCSLIITSVIPPELPMELSIAVNTSLIALARRGIYCTEPFRIPFAGKVDICCFDKTGTLTSDDMEFCGVVGLNSSMELESDATKLPPRTVEIMASCHALVFVDNKLVGDPLEKAALKGIDWTYKSDEKAMPKRGSGHSVQIVQRHHFASYLKRMAVVVRMEEEFLAFVKGAPETIQDRLTEVPPFYVETYKKYTRQGSRVLALAFKSLPDMTVSEARSLDREIVESGLTFAGFAVFNCPIRADSATVLSELKGSSHDLVMITGDQALTACHVASQVHIVSKPALILSRRVNGEGYEWISPDEVERMPFSDKEVEALSETHDLCIGGDCMEMLQQTGAVTRVIPFVKVFARVAPEQKELIMTTFKTVGRITLMCGDGTNDVGALKQAHVGVALLNAVPPTQTEKPSSETSKDESIKVAKVKKSKLASEAEGSSKSKVATNNSMSNRHTTALERQQKLKKMMEELNDDSDGRAPIVKLGDASMASPFTAKHASVCPTTDIIRQGRSTLVTTLQMFKILGLNCLATAYVLSVMYLDGVKLGDVQATISGVFTAAFFLFISHARPLPTLSADRPHPNIFCFYVFLSLLGQFAIHLCFLISSVQEAEKHMPEECIEPDSNFHPNLVNTVSYMVNMMLQVATFAVNYMGHPFNQSVSENKPFLYALLSAVGFFVVITSDLFRGLNDSLKLVPLPEGLRNKLLGWALLMFLTCYSWERFLRWAFPGKIPEWKKRQRHAEAKLEKKKHV, from the exons ATGTTGAGATTTCATGTTGGCGGCAAAGTCGTTGAAAGAATTGATCTTTTGAGGAAGAAGCATTGGCCATGGCGTTTCGATGTTTGGCCTTTTGCTCTTCTCTATGCTATTTGGCTCACTACCATTCTTCCAAGTATAGACATTGTCGACGCTTCCATAGTTTTCGGTGCAATTGCAACTCTTCACATTTTGGTTTTTCTCTTCACTGTTTGGTCTGTTGACTTTAAATGCTTCGTCCAATATGCTCAG GTTAATGATATTCACCATGCGGATTCATGCAAAGTAACTCCGGCTAAATTCTCTGGTCCTAAGGAAGTTGTGTCACTAAATTTCCGTGAACAA CTCGGTGAAGAGATTTACTTTGATTTTAGAAAGCAACGTTTCATTTACTCAAAAGAAAATCAGAACTTTAGCAAGCTTCCTTACCCTACAAAGGAAAGTTTTGGATATTATCTGAAAAACACTGGCCATGGAACTGAATCTAAAATCGTTGTTGCCACTGATAAGTGGGGAAGGAATGT GTTTGAGTATCCACAGCCCACGTTtcagaaattgatgaaggagcaCTGTATGGAGCCCTTCTTTGTATTTCAG GTGTTCTGTGTTGGCCTCTGGTGTTTGGATGAATATTGGTATTACAGTTTGTTCACCCTATTCATGTTGTTTATGTTTGAGTCAACAATGGCGAAAAGTAGGTTGAAGACGCTAACTGAGCTTAGACGTGTTAGAGTAGACAACCAGACTCTAATGGTGCATCGTTGTGGGAA GTGGGTGAAGCTCTCTGGGACAGATCTTTTGCCCGGGGATGTCGTCTCTGTTGGACGCTCTTCTGGTCAGAATGGAGAAGATAAGTCTGTACCAGCCGATATGCTTATCTTAGCTGGAAGTGCTATTGTCAATGAGGCCATTCTCACAGGAGAGTCTACTCCCCAATGGAAG GTTTCGGTTATGGGTAGAGGAGCTGATGAGAAGTTATCTGTTAAGAGAGATAAAAACCATGTTTTGTTTGGTGGAACGAAAATTCTTCAGCATACTCCAGACAAG AGCTTCCCTTTGAAGACCCCTGATGGTGGTTGTGTGGCTGTCGTTCTAAGAACTGGTTTTGAAACAAGTCAAGGAAAACTGATGCgaacaattttattttctacCGAGAGG GTTACTGCTAATAGTTGGGAAAGTGGGTTGTTTATCCTATTTTTAGTTGTATTCGCTATTATAGCTGCTGGTTATGTTCTAAAAAAG GGGCTAGAGGATCCTACTAGAAGCAAGTACAAGCTTTTCCTAAGCTGTTCACTCATTATTACTTCTGTGATCCCTCCTGAGCTGCCAATGGAATTATCCATAGCTGTTAATACATCTCTGATTGCATTAGCACGACGTGGAATATATTGTACCGAACCTTTTCGCATTCCATTTGCTGGAAAG GTTGATATTTGCTGTTTCGACAAAACTGGAACACTTACATCAGATGACATG GAATTCTGTGGAGTTGTTGGATTAAATAGTTCTATGGAATTAGAATCTGATGCAACTAAATTACCGCCTCGCACTGTGGAGATAATGGCTTCTTGTCATGCATTAGTTTTCGTCGATAACAAGTTG GTTGGTGATCCTCTTGAAAAGGCTGCACTTAAGGGAATAGATTGGACCTATAAATCTGACGAGAAAGCCATGCCAAAGAG AGGAAGTGGTCATTCTGTTCAAATTGTCCAGAGACACCATTTTGCTTCCTACTTGAAAAGAATGGCAGTTGTTGTTCGCATGGAGGAGGAATTTTTGGCATTTGTGAAG GGTGCCCCCGAAACTATTCAAGATAGGCTTACGGAAGTCCCTCCATTTTACGTGGAAACATACAAAAAGTATACTCGGCAAGGATCCCGTGTTCTAGCTCTTGCTTTCAAATCCCTTCCAGACATGACA GTCAGTGAAGCTAGAAGCTTGGATAGGGAAATAGTGGAGAGCGGTCTTACGTTTGCTGGTTTTGCG GTTTTTAATTGTCCAATTAGAGCAGATTCAGCCACTGTATTGTCTGAATTGAAAGGCTCATCACATGACTTG GTGATGATTACTGGTGACCAAGCCTTAACAGCATGCCATGTTGCTAGCCAAGTTCATATTGTATCGAAACCAGCACTGATTCTCAGTCGAAGAGTGAATGGCGAAGGATATGAGTGGATATCTCCAGATGAGGTGGAGAGGATGCCGTTTAG TGACAAAGAGGTTGAAGCTTTATCAGAGACTCATGATCTCTGTATTGGTGGTGACTGCATGGAAATGTTGCAACAGACTGGTGCTGTAACACGAGTCATTCCGTTTGTGAAG GTATTTGCAAGAGTTGCTCCTGAGCAGAAAGAACTCATCATGACCACATTTAAAACTGTGGGCCGTATAACTTTGATGTGTGGGGATGGCACCAATGATGTTGGAGCTCTGAAGCAG GCGCATGTAGGAGTTGCGTTGTTGAATGCAGTTCCTCCAACTCAAACTGAAAAGCCATCTTCAGAAACATCCAAAGACGAAAGCATAAAGGTTGCCAAAGTAAAGAAATCAAAACTTGCTTCTGAAGCAGAAGGTTCTTCAAAATCTAAAGTTGCTACAAACAACTCTATGAGTAACCGCCACACAACAGCATTAGAGAGACAGCAAAAGCTGAAGAAAATGATGGAAGAACTGAATGATGATTCAGATGGCCGTGCCCCCATTGTCAAGCTTGGCGATGCTTCCATGGCTTCGCCATTTACAGCTAAGCATGCATCGGTTTGCCCAACTACAGACATTATTCGACAAGGTCGTAGTACTCTAGTAACAACCCTCCAGATGTTCAAAATTCTTGGCCTTAATTGCCTCGCTACAGCGTACGTATTGAGTGTGATGTATTTGGACGGTGTGAAGCTCGGGGATGTCCAGGCTACGATCAGTGGTGTATTTACAGCAGCCTTTTTTCTGTTCATCTCACATGCCCGACCGCTCCCAACCCTTTCAGCAGATCGACCACATCCTAATATCTTTTGCTTTTATGTGTTCCTCTCTCTGTTAGGACAGTTTGCTATACACCTATGTTTCTTGATATCTTCTGTTCAAGAGGCAGAGAAACACATGCCCGAAGAATGCATTGAACCAGACTCGAACTTCCATCCAAACCTAGTGAACACAGTTTCCTACATGGTGAACATGATGCTTCAGGTTGCTACCTTTGCTGTCAACTACATGGGGCATCCCTTTAACCAGAGTGTATCGGAAAACAAGCCATTCTTGTATGCGCTCTTGTCTGCTGTTGGATTCTTTGTTGTTATCACTTCTGATCTGTTTAGAGGCTTGAATGATAGCTTGAAGTTGGTGCCTTTGCCTGAAGGGTTGAGAAATAAGCTATTGGGATGGGCTTTGCTCATGTTCTTAACTTGTTACTCATGGGAGAGATTTTTGCGATGGGCGTTCCCTGGTAAAATCCCGGAATGGAAGAAGCGACAACGACATGCTGAAGCTAAATTAGAAAAGAAGAAACATGTTTGA
- the LOC115718480 gene encoding uncharacterized protein LOC115718480 encodes MSLGGDGNGKSRGWAAFDRHQRQKQGLLPLNHDPFPSLPSSSSSSSSSSINNTSSGSDGGDVHKLKQLYSWADHTLIQDVMVAVDHDFHKASTLLQAMNSPSLSTTYDHETNKYRNRNPMLEEETCSSEGNKNPPIPVIETAFGYVPIEPEWEGYDYDEDGDGGVYLKHRKEALRAMRSASQHSKAATNAFLKGNHSSAHQHSHKAQQQRLAAEALNAKAANDILSLRNSQNNVWNLDLHGLHATEAVQALKQRLHRIETQLLSNNSSFSTNRRRTVSSSSLESMEKASLRGQRPSSLHVITGVGNHSRGGQASLPAAVTGFLNENGYHYEELKPGVVTVRPKFRVL; translated from the exons ATGTCGTTGGGTGGAGATGGGAATGGAAAATCTCGTGGATGGGCAGCCTTTGACCGCCATCAACGACAAAAGCAAGGTCTTTTACCTCTCAACCATGACCCTTTTCCCTCCttaccttcttcttcttcttcttcttcttcttcctccattAATAACACTAGTTCTGGTTCTGATGGGGGTGATGTTCATAAGCTTAAACAGCTATACTCATGGGCTGATCATACCTTGATTCAAGATGTTATGGTAGCTGTTGACCATGATTTTCATAAAGCCTCTACTTTGTTACAAGCCATGAATTCCCCTTCATTATCAACAACCTATGACCATGAAACTAATAAGTACCGAAACAGAAACCCAATGTTGGAAGAGGAAACTTGTTCTAGTGAGGGTAATAAGAATCCACCAATTCCTGTCATTGAAACTGCATTTGGCTATGTGCCTATTGAGCCTGAATGGGAAGGTTATGACTATGATGAAGATGGTGATGGTGGTGTTTACTTGAAGCATCGAAAGGAGGCCTTGAGAGCTATGAG ATCAGCATCACAACATTCAAAGGCAGCAACAAATGCATTTCTTAAAGGGAATCACAGTTCAGCTCACCAACATTCCCATAAAGCACAACAACAGCGGTTAGCTGCTGAAGCACTAAATGCCAAGGCAGCCAATGATATCTTAAGCTTAAGAAACAGCCAAAACAATGTGTGGAATCTTGACTTACATGGTCTTCATGCAACTGAAGCTGTTCAAGCCTTGAAGCAGCGCCTTCATCGAATCGAAACTCAGCTCTTGTCCAATAACAGTTCTTTTTCTACAAACAGAAGGAGAACTGTAAGCTCTTCTTCACTTGAATCAATGGAGAAAGCATCCTTAAGAGGACAGAGACCATCATCTTTACATGTCATAACAGGTGTTGGTAATCATAGCAGAGGAGGACAAGCTTCTCTACCAGCTGCAGTCACAGGATTCCTCAATGAAAATGG GTATCATTATGAAGAATTGAAGCCTGGTGTGGTTACCGTTCGGCCCAAATTTCGTGTTTTATAG
- the LOC115718509 gene encoding uncharacterized protein LOC115718509 has translation MEAAKRFLEKENKIEIDSLPPIFIEPLVSHGLKLELVEPGRLLCSFIVPNRLLNAGNFMHGGATAALVDVIGSGVMLTSGVSMTGVSIEINVSYLDAAYVGEEIEVEAKTLRMGKAIGVVSVEFRKKKSGKIVAQGRHTKYFGISSRL, from the exons ATGGAAGCAGCAAAGAGATTTTTGGAGAAAGAGAACAAAATCGAAATAGACTCACTTCCTCCAATATTCATCGAGCCATTAGTGAGTCATGGCCTAAAACTCGAGCTTGTTGAGCCAGGTCGTCTTCTCTGCTCTTTCATAGTCCCAAATCGTCTTCTG AACGCCGGAAACTTCATGCACGGCGGTGCAACGGCGGCGCTGGTGGATGTGATTGGTTCAGGTGTGATGTTGACAAGTGGGGTTAGCATGACTGGTGTTTCTATTGAGATTAATGTTTCATATTTGGATGCTGCTTATGTTGGG gaGGAGATTGAGGTTGAAGCCAAGACTTTGAGGATGGGAAAAGCAATTGGTGTTGTGAGTGTTGAGTTTAGAAAGaagaaaagtggtaaaattgttgCTCAAGGTCGTCATACTAAGTACTTTGGTATTTCAAGTAGATTATGA